A DNA window from Octopus sinensis linkage group LG25, ASM634580v1, whole genome shotgun sequence contains the following coding sequences:
- the LOC115224411 gene encoding RING finger protein 121-like, protein MAGRLGNPGDQMLGSPSTGSQVLMKQPKTTELFHARDIIVDVGNRNNAMAINPIRARRFQHAGGHGHIHRHYNLTLDLSRLSADQQRWLKEHQRLHEKHRGHETMHLEMILILLATLVVAQFLLVQWKERHFRSFKRATLLGMWLIPLAFSIKFHWYRFVIVWIIFSVVTAFVTLKATAKPLSGNTPRLVYKWFLFLYKLSYTMGLIGYFIIMFTIFGLNLLFLIRFQAAMDFAMLILFYGLYFGVVGRDFAEVCSDTMAAHIGFYTPSGLPNRDYDWRLCAVCGNPTSVSSDRTSSDDSRYLEHRNDIDSDSDDPDNVRPVVAAEKICKLTCGHSFHEFCIRGWCIVGKKQTCPYCKEKVDLKRMFPSPWERPHVLYGNLLDWIRYLVVWQPVIIVLVQGINWILGLE, encoded by the coding sequence ATGGCCGGTCGTCTTGGTAATCCCGGCGACCAAATGCTCGGCTCACCTTCAACCGGTAGCCAGGTCCTTATGAAACAACCGAAGACAACGGAACTCTTCCACGCTCGGGACATAATAGTAGACGTCGGGAACCGAAATAACGCAATGGCCATAAATCCGATTCGAGCTCGTCGTTTCCAACACGCTGGAggacacggacacatacacagacactacaACCTTACTCTGGACCTGTCCCGGTTATCCGCCGATCAACAACGATGGCTAAAGGAACACCAACGACTCCACGAGAAACACAGAGGACATGAAACCATGCACTTAGAAATGATACTCATTCTACTCGCAACACTCGTCGTTGCTCAGTTTCTGTTAGTTCAATGGAAAGAGAGACACTTCCGATCTTTCAAACGAGCTACTCTCCTGGGAATGTGGCTCATTCCCTTAGCTTTTAGTATCAAATTCCACTGGTAccgttttgttattgtttggatAATATTCTCCGTGGTGACAGCTTTTGTCACTCTGAAAGCCACGGCGAAACCGTTGTCCGGAAATACTCCCCGCCTTGTTTATAAGtggtttctttttctctataAACTAAGTTACACGATGGGATTAATCGGATACTTCATCATAATGTTCACCATCTTCGGCTTGAACCTCCTCTTTCTCATCCGATTTCAAGCTGCCATGGATTTTGCGATGCTGATCTTGTTTTATGGTCTTTATTTCGGAGTTGTCGGACGGGACTTTGCCGAGGTGTGCTCCGATACCATGGCCGCACACATCGGTTTCTATACACCTTCTGGTCTCCCCAACCGCGACTACGACTGGCGGCTTTGCGCTGTTTGTGGCAATCCTACGTCGGTGAGCTCCGATCGGACATCCTCGGACGACAGCAGATATTTGGAACATCGGAACGACATCGACTCAGATAGCGACGATCCGGACAACGTTCGACCGGTGGTTGCTGCCGAGAAGATCTGCAAGTTAACCTGTGGTCACTCCTTCCACGAGTTCTGTATCCGCGGATGGTGTATTGTCGGTAAAAAACAAACTTGCCCCTACTGCAAAGAGAAAGTGGATTTAAAACGCATGTTTCCCAGTCCGTGGGAGCGTCCCCACGTATTGTACGGAAACCTTTTGGACTGGATTCGTTATTTGGTAGTTTGGCAACCGGTGATTATAGTTCTGGTACAAGGAATCAACTGGATTCTAGGCCTGGAATAA
- the LOC115224562 gene encoding transmembrane protein 107-like — protein MNQLSYVIPARFLILVAHFIAVVMITLSRERNVMESLPLSYTSEEYSSKQTEFVVALSLSYVMFTCEFLGFLSGTTMFIGSQCIFSAITHGIGAIVSASFILQSSIVFFYWFIFGFCSVLPTFTEVLTVFGVHCFHRGLY, from the exons ATGAATCAATTGTCTTATGTTATACCTGCACGGTTTCTCATTTTGGTTGCCCACTTCATTGCAGTGGTGATGATTACATTATCCAGG GAGCGAAATGTAATGGAATCTCTGCCTCTAAGTTATACATCAGAGGAGTACAGCAGTAAACAAACAGA aTTTGTGGTTGCACTCAGCCTATCGTATGTGATGTTTACCTGTGAATTCCTTGGATTCCTCAGTGGTACAACCATGTTCATTGGTTCCCAGTGTATATTTT CTGCCATAACCCATGGCATTGGTGCTATCGTCTCAGCTTCCTTCATCCTCCAGTCGAGTATTGTCTTCTTCTATTGGTTCATTTTTGGATTCTGCAGTGTCTTACCGACGTTTACAGAAGTGTTAACTGTTTTTGGGGTTCACTGTTTCCACAGGGGGCTTTACTGA